CCCTGGTCGCTTGCAGTGCGGCTCCCCGCCACGTCGCGCAAGGTGCCCATCGGCACCAGTCGGGGCGTCGACCATCGCTTGGCATCCGTGCCCTGCTCTTTCACATTCGCCTCCATGACGGACCGCGGGGATGCGGCGTTGCGATGCAGCATAACAGACACCGAATCGCCTGCCAACGATGCTCTGTTAATCAATGCGATCCCAGCGCATGGGACGCAAACGCCACGTCGCTGCCTCGCCGCTCCCCGTAAATGACCTGCCCGCGATGGGTCAGCCACGCATGCAGGTCCTCGTGCCCGTCGCGTTCGGCGGGAGGGCGCACGCCGATCTGAAGCTGCGAACCGAAGCCGCGCCGCCGCAGCATCAGCGCCATTGCCAGGGCGCGGGGCAGGCAGGGGGCATCGCCCGGCATGCGCGCAGCGGCCCGCTCGATGGCCGCGGAGCGGTGTCGCAAGGTCGCTGCGTCGGGAGCGAGACGGGTCGGGCCGCTGCCACGCGCGAACCAGGTCCGCCATGTGCGGAAGGGCACCAGACGGACGAGGCCGTGTGCGACCGCCAGCGCAAGCGCAGCCTCCGCCGTGCGCAGCCAGCCATGCACCCGTCGCGTCACGCCAGCAGTCCCGCGCTGCGCAGGCTGGCGAGGAAGGCGTCGAGATCCTCCCCCATGGCCGGATCGCCGGCATAGTCGCGCTGCAGTCCGGCGAGGATTTCGTCACGGCTGCGCTCGCCATCGATCAGGTTCCAGATCGCGTGCGCGCTGCCTTCCATGGCGAAGAAATCGCCGTCGGACATGCGCATGACGACGGTTTCGTCGTCGAAGGCCGTTTCGGCGAAGTCGCTGGTCTTGCGCGGAATCATCGCATCGCACGCTCGATTGCGTGGCGCGCGAAGTCAAGATTGGCGGTGTATTCGCCGGCCCCGTGCGGCAGCCACAGCCGCCATGCGGGGACGCTGCGCGCCCTGGCCGCGGCGTCGGCGAAAACGGCAGCGCGGTCCCACCGGCGGGCGAGCGCGAGGAACTCGCTGCAGTAATGGTCCGCCGACCAGGCCGCGATTGCCGCCGCGCCGCCGAGCGGCCGGAATGACCGGCCGCCCTCTTCCAGCAGGACCACCCCGCCGAGCGGCAAGGGCCGGTCCGCGCGCGGCAGGCCCTCGGCAAAGAACTTCGCGTATTCGGGCGAGACCTGCTCGCCCTTCGCCGCACCGGTCATCGCGAAGGCATCGGGCCACAGCTTGGGCTTTTTGCGCCACGGGAGGACTTCGGGGCCGCTTTCGCCTTCCACGATCACGCTCAGGTCATCGGCGAGGAGCGGCATGCCCGCCAGCGCGAGCCCCGTCGCCAGCGTGGTCTTGCCCGCGCCCGACGGGCCGGTGAGGATGACGGCGCGCCCGTCCACCGCCACCGCCGATCCGTGGAACGGGTAGAGCCCGGCGAGTGCCGCCACCGCCGCCGCGATACTGCCTTCGCAGAAGAGGTCGATCTCGGCCGGGTGGGTCCCTTTGCTGGGATCGACCGTCAGCCCGCTGCCCAAGCGGTAATGGACGAGCGTGTCGGGCGGGATGCGGAACAGCAGTTCGCCCGGCTTGAGCATATACGTCCGCTGACCCAGCGCCTCGCCATCCAGCGCCGCTTCCACACGGCCGGTCGTTCGCTGCAGCTCGTGCTCCAGCAGCGCCAGCGCATCTTTGCTGTGCATAACCCGCTCAGCCATGCGTTTGCGGGCCGGAGCGGTGTGGAAAAGGCCGCGCCTGCGCCTTGTCGGCGATTCGCCGCGCGCGTAACCGGCGGGGATAGTCATGGCTCCCCCGCTGATCTCGCCATCCATCCTTTCTGCCGACTTCGCGAAGTTGGGCGAGGAAGTGCGCGCCATCGACGCGGCCGGGGCGGACTGGATCCATATCGACGTGATGGACGGGCATTATGTCCCCAATATCACCATCGGCCCTGCCGTCGTGAAGGCCCTGCGTCCCCATACCGACAAGCTGTTCGACGTCCACCTGATGATTTCGCCGGTGGATGCGTATCTCGAAGCCTTTGCCGATGCGGGCGCGGACATCATCACCGTGCATCCCGAAGCGGGTCCGCACGTCCACCGCACGGTGCAGGCGATCAAGGCGCTGGGCAAGAAGGCGGGCGTCGTCTTCAATCCCGCAACCCCGGTCGACACGCTCGATTACCTGGTCGAGATGGTCGACCTGGTGCTGGTGATGAGCGTCAATCCCGGCTTCGGCGGGCAGAAGTTCATTCCCAGCCAGCTCGGCAAGATCCGCGAGATACGGAGCCGCATCGACGCGAGCGGACGCGATATCCGGCTGCAGGTCGATGGCGGCGTCGATGCGCAGACCGCGCCGCAATGCGTCGAGGCGGGGGCCGACGTGCTGGTTGCCGGGTCGGCCACCTTCAAGGGCGGTCCCGATCGCTATGCCGCCAACATTGCCGGCCTGAAGGGCGGATAGGATGACCGATAGCCTCTCCCGCACCGCGCCGGACACAATCGAGCTGCCGCTCGGCGATCCGCAGGTTCCGGGCGAGGACGATGCGCGCGCCATCCCGCTGAGGAGCGCTGAAGAAGGCTTGGTCCGCGAGGAAACGAAGCGCCGGTCCGATCCGCCGACCACCGCTGCCGCTGCCGTGGACCACGCCGCCGGCGCCAGCCGCGCGCTGGCGCTCGCCGATTTCGCCCCGCCGTCGGTCGGCGCGGGCGAGCGGTTGATGCGCATGGCATACCGGATGGGCGTGCCGGGCTCGGTCCTGTCCGGTCCGTTCCGCAAGCCGTCCGCACTGCGCCTGCTTGCCACGGTCGAAAGCCCGCTGCCGGGCCGCCGGCCCAGCGGCGTCGCGCTGAGGGCCGGCCATTTCCTCGTCCACGGGGTCAAGGCGCCGATTTCGCAGATGGATTTCACGCCCAGCGCGCGGCTCACCCCGCCGTTCGAGCAGGCGATCCACGGCTTCACGTGGCTGCGCGACCTTTCCTCCTCCGCCCCGCGCGAACAATGCAGCGGCGTGGCGGAGCGGATCGCCGCCGCGTGGCTGAAGGCCAATCCGCAGGTCGGCAAGGGCATGCCGTGGCGCGTCGGCCTGGCGGCGCGCCGGATGCTCGCATGGCTGGTCCACGCCCCGCTGGTGATGTCGGGCGACAAGGGCGTGCGCACCAAGCTGCTCGCCCAGATCGCCGAGACCGCGCGCTGGCTCGACCGCAACCATGGCAAGGCAGAGGACCGGCTGGAGGAAGTCGCCGCGTGGTGCGCGATCACCGCCGCCGGCCTGCTGCTGCCCGATGGCAAGCCGCGCCGCCTCTATGGCGAAGCCGGTCTTGTGCACGCGCTGGGCGAACTGGTGGGTGAAGATGGCGGCGTCCTGTCGCGCAGCCCCTATGCCCAGATGGAAGCGCTGCGCCTGCTGGTCGACTGCCGCGCCTGTTACGAGGCGGTGCGCCGCGATCCGCCCGATGCGCTGGAGGCGATGATGCGCCTGCTCGTGCCGCCGCTCCTTACCCTGACCCATGCCGACGGGTCGCTCGGCAACTGGCAGGGATCGGGCGCTACGAGCGCCAACACGCTGCGCGCGCTGGTGGAGGCGACCCGGGTGCGCACCCGCCCGCTCAGGCAGGCGCGCGGCTGGGGTTACCAGCGGGTCGCGGCCAAGGGCGCGGTGCTGCAATTCGACGCCGCCCCGCCGCCGCTGGCGCGCCACGCCCGTTATGGCTGCGCATCCACGCTGGCGTTCGAATTTTCCAGCGGTGCGCATCGGCTGATCGTGAATTGCGGCGGGGCTGCGATGGCCGGCGGACAGATTCCCGTGCGCATCGAACAGGGCCTGCGCGCCACGGCAGCGCATTCGACGCTGGTGCTGGAGGATGCCAATTCCACTGCCGTGCTGATCGGCGGTAAGCTGGGCGCAGGCGTCGGCGAAGTGGAAATCGACCGGCGCAGCGTGGGCGGCAAGAAGCCGGCAACCCGGGTGGAAGCGAGCCATGACGGCTATGCCAGCCGCTTTGGCCTGGTCCACCGGCGCATCCTGCTGCTGAGCGACGAGGGCGACGAATTGCGCGGCGAAGACGTGCTCGTGCCCTCGGGCCGCAAGGGCAAACGCGGCAAGGTCAATTATGCGATCCGCTTCCATGTCGGGCCGGGCGTGGAGCTCAGCCTGACGAAGGATCGCAAGGGCGCGCGGCTTGCGCTGCCTGACGGCACCAACTGGCAGCTGCGCACCACGGAAGGCGAGCTGTCGATCGAGGATTCGATGTGGTCGGACGGTGACGGCCGCCCGCAGGCGATCGAACAACTGGTAATCGCGGGGATGATCTCGCGCAGCGGGGCGAATTTCTCCTGGCTGCTCAAGCGAATGGGGTGATTTTGTGACGGATGCAGTCACGGTGAAGCGGGCGCTGCTCTCGGTGTCCGACAAATCCGGCTTGGTCGAACTGGGCCGGGACCTGGCGGCGCGCGGCGTGGAGCTCGTTTCCACCGGCGGCACGGCCAGGGCGCTGCGCGACGCAGGGCTGGCGGTAAAGGATATTTCCGAGCTCACCGGCTTTCCCGAAATGATGGACGGGCGGGTCAAGACGCTGCATCCCAAGGTCCACGGCGGGCTGCTCGCCGTGCGCGACGATGCCGCCCATGCCACCGCCATGGCAGAGCATGACATTGGCGCCATCGACCTCGTGGTGGTCAATCTCTATCCCTTCGAAGCGACCGTGGCGAAGGGCGCAGGGCGGCCCGAAATCATCGAGAACATCGATATCGGCGGGCCGAGCATGGTCCGCTCCTCGGCCAAGAACCACGCTTACGTGACCATCGCCACCGACCCTGGCGACTATGCCGCACTGCAGGGCGAGCTGGCCGACCGCGACGGGGCGACCTCCTACGATTTCCGCAAGGCGATGGCAGCGAAGGCCTTTGCCGCGACCGCCGCTTACGATTCCATGATCGCGAACTGGTTCGCCCAATCCGACCAGGGGCAGGGCCTGCCGGACCGCCTGTTCGCCAACGGGCGCAAGGCGGACGAGCTGCGCTATGGCGAGAACCCGCACCAGTCGGCTGCGATCTATATCCCGGCCGGCCCCCCGGCGCGCGGCATCCCGCAGGCCGAGCAGGTGCAGGGCAAGGAGCTGAGCTATAACAATTACAACGATGCCGATGCGGCACTGAACCTCGTCAGCGAATTTGCCGGACAGGACCCGGCCATCGTGATCGTCAAGCACGCCAATCCGTGCGGCGTGGCGCAGGCGGGCAGCCAGATCGAGGCGTGGGAAGCCGCGCTGGCGTGCGACAGCGTTTCGGCCTTCGGCGGGATCGTTGCCTCCAACACGCCGCTCGATGGCAGGACGGCAGAGGCGATCTGCAAGATCTTTACCGAAGTCGTGGTGGCGCCCGATGCGGACGAGGAAGCGAGGGCGTTCTTCGCGGCCAAGAAGAATCTGCGCCTGCTCCTGACCGGCGAGCTGCCCGATGCGGCGCGCGGCGGCCTTTCGATCAAGTCGATCACCGGCGGCATCCTCGCGCAGTCGCGCGACAATGGCCGGATCACGCGCGACGACCTGAAAGTGGTCACCGAGCGCGCGCCGACCGAGCAGGAGCTGGACGATTGCCTGTTCGCCTGGACGGTGGCCAAGCACGTCAAGTCGAACGCCATCGTCTATGCGAAGGACGGCGCGACCGCAGGCATCGGGGCGGGGCAGATGAATCGCCGCGACAGCGCCCGCATTGCCGCCATCAAGGCGCAGGAAGCGGCCGGGAAATACGATTGGGACCAGCCGCGCACCGTGGGCAGCGCCGTTGCGTCGGATGCCTTCTTCCCCTTCGCCGACGGATTGCTGTCCGCCGCCGAAGCGGGCGCGACGGCCGTGATCCAGCCCGGCGGCTCGATGCGCGACCAGGAAGTGATCGACGCTGCGAACGAACAGGGCCTGGCTATGGTGTTCACCGGGATGCGGCACTTCAACCACTGATCCCGCGCTTTCAGAAGCGCATCGCGTCGGGATCGCCCTTGCGGCACATGTGCAGCAGGCCGCGCGGTGTGCGCAACACCAGCCGGCCGCGGTCGGTAAAGGCAAAGGCGTCGGGCGTCGCGAGGGAGAGGAACGAGAGCCCCCCCCCGATCTCGATCGGTTCCCCCGCTACGTACGGCTTCGGGACCTCATTACATTGCACACTGTCTTCCAGCGCCAGGGAGAGGTTTGGCCCCTCAGAAGAGTAGGTCGCACGGCAGCCGGATTGGTCAGTCATGGTGTCGCGGGCAATCGAAAGCGTGATCGGTCCCGCCTGATATGCGCCGAGCAGCGTGTTGCCGCAGCTTTGGAATTCGCCTGCCAGCGTCCGGTCTGGGTAAGGCGGGCGGCGCAGCGTGAGGCCGGGGCCACCGGTCAACGTCAGGCGATCACTGTCGATACGATAGCCCGTCACCGCGCCCAAGGCGGAGAAGAGCAGTGCATCCTCGGCCGCGTCTTCCTTGCTGCAACCCTGCTGCGTCGCAGCGCCGAGATCGATCCGCCCGGTCGTGCTGACGTCGCCATAGGCGGTGTTGCATTCGGCGCTGGCAAATACTCCTGCGTAACGGTATTCGATCTCCGCAGCAGCCCGTCGCTCCATGGCGAATGGCTCGCCGCCGATAGCGTCCACCAGCCATCTGCCGGCAAGTGCCGAAACGGCATAAGGCGGGCGTTCCAGCACGGCCGTAGTGCCGCTCGCATCGGCCAAGCGGAGAACGTCGCCTTCGCGCCGCCAAGTCGCAAGATTGTCGATGAAATCGGCCCATCGGCGCTCGAAATCGGCGGCACCTGCCGCGTTGCCGCATTTGCCGATCTGCACCGCTTCGCGCCTGATCACCGAAATGGACTGACCGTCGAGCTGGTAGAACGCCGGATGACCTCCGCCGCATTGCGCGTGGTGGTTGAGAAAGCCACCGCCGCTGCCGGTCAGGACCCCTTCGCGGTCCGAAACGTCATCGCCGGCTAGTGTGCGCAAGAGCCAAGTGTCGCCGAGGGGATCGATTCGCTCGAGATACGTGCCATCGTCCATCGCGTCGCCTGATGCAGCACGCTGTTGCATCGCTTCTCCGGTCGAGGCGACCGGCTGGCACGCGGTCAGCGCGCCAACCACACATATTGTTCGCATACTCAACGACATGTCGTTTCCACTCCCACACGGCCTCATCGCAATTTCAAGCTGAACACCGCACGACAGGCAGCTTCACCTTTTTGCAAGCGGCCATGCGGTAGAAGGTGCCGGACGATGACGAAAATCGAAAGCACGACCGATGGGCCTTTTCAAAACCGATTCCTACATCGCCTTCGCCGCAGGCTTCGGCTTGACCGCGTTCATCATGGCGAGCCAGTTCAACCTGCTTGCATGAACCGCATCCGCGCCAGCTTTGCCGCCGTCGCGCTGGCCACGGCGGCGTGCAGCCAAGCCATGCCCGCAGCCGTCGCTGCGGAAGAGACGGTGCGCGCACCGGTGGCTGATCGGATTTCGCGCGAAAGCGAAGGACTGAAGAACGCCTATTTCGCCGGGGGCTGCTTCTGGGGCGTGGAGGCCGTGTTCAGCCACGTGCCCGGCGTGACGAGCGCCGTCAGCGGCTATCACGGTGGCAATGCGGCGACCGCGAAATACGATATCGTCAGTTCCGGCGTCAGCCAGCATGCCGAAACGGTGAAGGTCACCTACGATCCCAAGATCGTGCGTTACGACCAGCTGCTGCGCATTTTCTTCTCGGTCGTCCACGATCCCACCCAGCTCAACCGCCAGGGGCCGGATCGCGGTGCGCATTACCGATCTGCCTTGATCCCCGTCAGCGCCGATCAGCGCGCGGTCGCGCGTGCCTATATCGACCAGCTGGAAGCGGCGGACATCTGGGACCGGCCGATCGTCACGAAGATCGAGACGGCGAAGCGGTTCTACCCGGCCGAACCCTATCACCAGGATTTCGCGCACAAGAACCCGCGCCACTCCTATATCGTGCGCTGGGACGCGCCGAAGGTTGCTGCGCTGCGCCGCCTGTTGCCGCAGCACCACCGCAGCAGCTTCAAGACCGGCTGATCGCGGCCCGATTGCGAGCGGCTGCCGGGCGCCCTATATCGGCGGCATGGCCAGTCACGCACATACCCACCACCAGGAACATTCCGGCGAAGCGCTGGTCGAGGCCGCGCGCGCCACGCTGACCGAGCACGGCGAGCAGTGGACCGCCATGCGCGAAGGCGTGTTCCGCGCGCTGGCGAGCGAGGACAAGCCGGTTTCCGCCTACGATCTTGCCGACGAGATGACCCGCCGCCGCGAAAAGCGCGTGGCCCCCAACAGCGTCTACCGCATCCTCGATTTGTTCGTGCGCACCAACCTCGCCAACCGGATCGAGAGCGCCAACGCCTATCTCGTCAACACCCATCCGGGCTGCAACCACGACTGCATCTTCGTGATCTGCGACGATTGCGGCGCGGCAACCCATATCGACGACGACCGCGTCACCGGCGCCTTGCGCGAAGCGGGCAAGGACGCGGGCTTCGCGGGCATCCGCCCGGTCGTGGAACTGCGCGGCCTGTGCGACAAATGCGCGGCCTGAGGGCCGTCGCCTGCAAATCATTTGCGTTCATCGACAAGCACACATCGCGGCGCTAAGCCGAAAGCCATGAGCCAACGCCCCGATACGCCGCTTCTGGACACTGTCGACACGCCGGAAGACCTTCGCAAGCTGAAGCCCGAACAGCTGCGCCAGCTGGCCGACGAATTGCGCGCGGAAATGATCGACGCGGTCGGCTCCACGGGCGGGCACCTGGGCAGCGGGCTGGGCGTGGTCGAGCTGACCACCGCGATCCACTATGTCTTCAACACGCCCGACGACAAGCTGATCTTCGACGTCGGCCACCAGGCCTATCCGCACAAGATCCTGACCGGGCGGCGGGACCGGATCCGCACGCTGCGGCAGGGCGGTGGCCTGTCCGGTTTTACCAAGCGGAGCGAGAGCGAATACGACCCCTTCGGCGCGGCGCATTCCTCCACCTCGATCAGCGCCGGGCTCGGCTTTGCCGTCGCCAACAAGCTGAAGGGAGAGCCGGGCAAGGCGATCGCCGTCATCGGCGACGGCGCGATGAGCGCGGGCATGGCCTACGAGGCGATGAATAACGCCGAGCAGGCGGGCAACCGGCTGGTCGTGATCCTCAACGACAACGACATGAGCATCGCGCCCCCGGTAGGCGGCCTGTCCGCATACCTCGCGCGGATGGTGTCCTCGAGCGAGTATCTCGGCCTGCGCAACCTGGCCTCCAAGGCGGCGAAGAAACTTTCGCGCCGCGTGTGGTCGGGCCTCGAAAAGGCCGAGGAATACACGCGCGGCATGGTGACCGGCGGGACGCTATTCGAAGAACTGGGCTTCTACTACGTCGGCCCGATCGACGGACACAATCTGGACCACCTCGTCCCGGTCCTGGAAAACGTGCGCGACAGCGAGCAGGGCCCGATCCTGGTCCATGTCGTGACCACCAAGGGCAAGGGCTACCAGCCCGCCGAAGACAGCGCCGACAAGTACCATGGCGTGCCGAAATTCGACGTGGTCACGGGCGAAAAGGCGAAGTCCAAGGCCGGCCCGCCCGCCTACCAGAACGTGTTCGGCGAAACGCTGGCGAAGCTGGCCGAAACCGACGACCGCATCTGCGCGATTACCGCTGCCATGCCGAGCGGGACGGGGGTGGACAAGTTCGCCGCCGCGCATCCCGACCGCGCCTTCGACGTCGGTATCGCCGAACAGCACGGGGTGACCTTTGCCGCCGGCCTCGCCGCGCAAGGGATGCGCCCGTTCGCGGCGATCTACTCCACCTTCCTCCAGCGTGCGTACGACCAGGTGGTCCACGACGTGGCGATCCAGAACCTGCCGGTGCGCTTCGCCATCGACCGCGCGGGGCTGGTCGGCGCCGACGGGGCGACCCATGCGGGCAGTTTCGACATCACGTACCTCGCCACCCTGCCCAACTTCGTGGTGATGGCCGCGGCGGACGAGGCGGAGCTGGTCCACATGACCTACACCGCCGCCGAATATGATGACGGACCCATTGCCCTGCGCTACCCCCGCGGCAACGGCGTCGGTGTACCGCTGCCCGAAACGCCGCAGAAGCTGGAAATCGGCAAGGGCCGGGTGGTGCGCGAAGGCAGCAAGGTCGCGATCCTGTCGCTCGGCACGCGGCTCGCCGAAGCCAACAAGGCGGCTGACGAACTGGAGGCCAAGGGCCTTTCAACCACCGTCGCCGACCTGCGCTTCGCCAAGCCGCTTGACACCGACTTGATCGACCGGCTGATGAAAAGCCACGAGGTCGTGATCACGGTGGAGGAAGGCGCCATCGGCGGCCTCGGCGCGCATGTCCTCACCCACGCCAGCGACAAGGGCCTGACCGATGCTGGGCTGAAAGTGCGCACCATGCGCCTGCCCGACATATTCCAGGACCACGACGATCCGGCAAAGCAATACGACGAAGCCCGCCTCAACGCCCCGCACATCGTGGACACGGTGCTGAAAGCGCTCCGCCACAACAGCGCCGGCGTGGAGGAGGCGCGGGCTTAAGAAGCCGAATTGGCAAGATATTCTGATTAAAGCAGCGTATGGTGAAACTGTTTACAATAAAGGCTGCGTTGAATTTCGTCCTATACGCTATAGCTCTTGCCGCGGGGGGCATGGCATTAGTTATTATCGTGGCGCAAACGAACGCCGGTCAGTTGAGCGGGTGGTCAGCCGCTGCAGTAGTCATCGGCGCGTTTGCGTTTTTCTTCAGCCCAATTATTTCAGCATTCATCGTCTACAAGCAATTTGATCGAGTTCGCGAAAAGGAGGCGAACGCTGTTCGCCTTGCTGACGAACAGAATGCTATCCGATTGTCATCTCAACTTCGCTTTTTTGAGCGCGAAAAACTTATTGCAGCGATCGAGATGCATCACCCTGCGCTTGAGCGAAATTTGCACCGGGCGGTTCGTCAAAATGATTATGGTATGATCACTGAAGACAACCGAAATGCGGCTCTTCGAGAATTCTTTGACAGCATTGATCTTCAAACCGATCGACTCGAATTTGAAGAGGCCGCCAACATCACCTATGAACATCTAGAAACCTGTCGTGCGCGTTTTCTAGTGAATGGATTTGAGCCTGACTTACTACCTGCTGATGGGCTCGACTTTGAAATTTGGGTGGCGAACTCACTGGTCCTTTTTGGTTGGGAGGCACAAACGACACCGGCTGGTGGAGACCAGGGATTGGATGTCATCGCAAAGCGTGACGGCCGAAGTCTCGGGCTACAATGCAAGTTATACGGCTCGGCGGTTGGTAACAAGGCTGTGCAAGAAGCCTATGCGGGCCGTCCTTTTCATGGAGTGCAGAAGGTTGGCGTTATTTCGAACGCGGGTTTTACATCGAGTGCGAAAGCGTTAGCTCACTCGACTGGAGTACATCTCTTCTCGCCGAACGATATACCGACAATGTTTGAGCAAACATTCGGTTCTTGAAGAGCAAGATTTTCAACCCATCCACCGCCAGATGCCCGCAGTCCAGCCGCCCAGCGGCATGTGCGCGTAAGTGGCGGCGAGCCAGATTGCCGTGCCTCCTGCCCAAGGGATCACCCCCGCTTTCGGCAGCCGGCTCCATCGCGGCCAGTAGGTCGTCTTGCCCTCCCACTCGCGCCAGGCGCCGCCCATCAGGGCCTTTTTCTTGCGATCCTGCATATGCGCGCCGACGAGGGCGAGGAAACCGATGGCGCCCGCGGCCACCAGCGTGCGGGCGGTGGGCGCGGCGATGATGTGGGCGAGGGCCCATAGCGCGAAGCCCCACATCATCGGGTGGCGGGTGACGGCAAAGACGCCGTTTGCGGACTTGCTCATCGCCAGCTCCTGCGCACCCGGTGCTGGCAAGGCCGGGTTGCCCATCAGCGATCCCGTGATCAGCACCATGGCGACCAGCGTCAGCACGCTCGCTACCGCCCAGCTCACATCGTCGAAGCCCGACCACAGCGGCGTCATGGGCAAGTGTACGCCGGTGAAGGCGAAATACATCCACGCCGTGCAGGCGACGCTGACCAACGAATAGGCGATCATGAAGCCGCCTTGCCCCAGCCGCTTGACGAGCGAGGCGCGCAAGGGGTGCGACATGGCGAAATGCGTGCCGACGAAAGCGATGCTGGCGGCAATCAGTTCGATCAGGTCGCGTTCCATGATGCCTCCTCCCGCCGCGCGTTACTCGATGGCGAGCAGTTCCACTTTGAACAACAGCGTCGCGCCGCCCGGTATCGGGCCCTTGCCTTCCGGACCGTAGGCCAGCGTGGCGGGCGCGGCGAGCTCGATCGTGTCGCCCACGGCCATTTGCGGGATCGCCATCTGCCACGCCGGGATCAGCCGGCCGAGCGGGAAGTTGGCAGGCTCCCCCCGGTCATAGGAGCTGTCGAAGCCCGTGCCGTCGACGAAGGTGCCGGCGTAATGGACGGTGACCGTGTCCGCGACGCTCGGCTTTTCGCCCACGCCGTCGCCCGCGATCCGCCGCCAGCGCAGGCCGCCGTCCATGACCGTCCAGCCGTCCGCAGATGTGCGCGAATGGAGCGCGGTCTGCTGCTGTTGCTGCCAGGCGATATCCTGCGAATAATCGGGCGCCCGGTCCTGCGCCAGGACCGCCGCCCCGCTCGCCGCGATGGCGAGGCCCAGCATGGCCAGCGTGGTGCGCATGGAAGAAGTGCTTTTGCGTTTGGTTCCGGTCATCGGTCGTAGGCTTTCGGCAGGTCGCTTTCGTCGAGATCGCGATAGCGGTCGCGCAGGCGCGTCTGGTGGTTCGTCAGCGGCTGGTCGATGCCGTCGATGAAGACGCGAGTCGGGCGGCTGGACAGCTCCAGCGGATCGCCGTCCCAGATCACCACGTCCGCCACCGCGCCCGGTGCGAGCACGCCGTAGCGCCCGCCGACACCCGCGATCTGCGCCGGGATGGAGGTGATCGATGCCAGCGCCTCTCCCCACGTCAGCCCGGTGCGGCCCGGCACGCGGGCCAAGCTGACGAGGTTGCCGGCATATTGCGGGGCAAAGCGTGGCTGCTCCATGTCGGAATAGCTGCCGACCGCCACCGTCACCCCGGCATCGACCATGCGGCCGACATTGTCCTGCGTGGCGGCGAGCTGCTCGAAGCTGGACGGCAGGTCGTCGAGCGGGTCGGCGATCACCGGCACGCCCGCCGCCGCGATCTCCCTTGCCACCAGCCAGCCTTCGCTGACGCCGACGAGGACCAGGTCGAGCGCGGGGAATTCGCTTTTCAGCGCCAGCACGCTGCGGATATCGGCGGCCCGTTCGGCGCGGATGTAGAGCTGCTGCTGCCCGCTCACCACCGG
This sequence is a window from Alteriqipengyuania flavescens. Protein-coding genes within it:
- a CDS encoding restriction endonuclease; this translates as MKLFTIKAALNFVLYAIALAAGGMALVIIVAQTNAGQLSGWSAAAVVIGAFAFFFSPIISAFIVYKQFDRVREKEANAVRLADEQNAIRLSSQLRFFEREKLIAAIEMHHPALERNLHRAVRQNDYGMITEDNRNAALREFFDSIDLQTDRLEFEEAANITYEHLETCRARFLVNGFEPDLLPADGLDFEIWVANSLVLFGWEAQTTPAGGDQGLDVIAKRDGRSLGLQCKLYGSAVGNKAVQEAYAGRPFHGVQKVGVISNAGFTSSAKALAHSTGVHLFSPNDIPTMFEQTFGS
- a CDS encoding NnrU family protein; this encodes MERDLIELIAASIAFVGTHFAMSHPLRASLVKRLGQGGFMIAYSLVSVACTAWMYFAFTGVHLPMTPLWSGFDDVSWAVASVLTLVAMVLITGSLMGNPALPAPGAQELAMSKSANGVFAVTRHPMMWGFALWALAHIIAAPTARTLVAAGAIGFLALVGAHMQDRKKKALMGGAWREWEGKTTYWPRWSRLPKAGVIPWAGGTAIWLAATYAHMPLGGWTAGIWRWMG
- the msrA gene encoding peptide-methionine (S)-S-oxide reductase MsrA, with amino-acid sequence MNRIRASFAAVALATAACSQAMPAAVAAEETVRAPVADRISRESEGLKNAYFAGGCFWGVEAVFSHVPGVTSAVSGYHGGNAATAKYDIVSSGVSQHAETVKVTYDPKIVRYDQLLRIFFSVVHDPTQLNRQGPDRGAHYRSALIPVSADQRAVARAYIDQLEAADIWDRPIVTKIETAKRFYPAEPYHQDFAHKNPRHSYIVRWDAPKVAALRRLLPQHHRSSFKTG
- the dxs gene encoding 1-deoxy-D-xylulose-5-phosphate synthase, whose translation is MSQRPDTPLLDTVDTPEDLRKLKPEQLRQLADELRAEMIDAVGSTGGHLGSGLGVVELTTAIHYVFNTPDDKLIFDVGHQAYPHKILTGRRDRIRTLRQGGGLSGFTKRSESEYDPFGAAHSSTSISAGLGFAVANKLKGEPGKAIAVIGDGAMSAGMAYEAMNNAEQAGNRLVVILNDNDMSIAPPVGGLSAYLARMVSSSEYLGLRNLASKAAKKLSRRVWSGLEKAEEYTRGMVTGGTLFEELGFYYVGPIDGHNLDHLVPVLENVRDSEQGPILVHVVTTKGKGYQPAEDSADKYHGVPKFDVVTGEKAKSKAGPPAYQNVFGETLAKLAETDDRICAITAAMPSGTGVDKFAAAHPDRAFDVGIAEQHGVTFAAGLAAQGMRPFAAIYSTFLQRAYDQVVHDVAIQNLPVRFAIDRAGLVGADGATHAGSFDITYLATLPNFVVMAAADEAELVHMTYTAAEYDDGPIALRYPRGNGVGVPLPETPQKLEIGKGRVVREGSKVAILSLGTRLAEANKAADELEAKGLSTTVADLRFAKPLDTDLIDRLMKSHEVVITVEEGAIGGLGAHVLTHASDKGLTDAGLKVRTMRLPDIFQDHDDPAKQYDEARLNAPHIVDTVLKALRHNSAGVEEARA
- a CDS encoding Fur family transcriptional regulator, with amino-acid sequence MASHAHTHHQEHSGEALVEAARATLTEHGEQWTAMREGVFRALASEDKPVSAYDLADEMTRRREKRVAPNSVYRILDLFVRTNLANRIESANAYLVNTHPGCNHDCIFVICDDCGAATHIDDDRVTGALREAGKDAGFAGIRPVVELRGLCDKCAA
- a CDS encoding FKBP-type peptidyl-prolyl cis-trans isomerase — its product is MRTTLAMLGLAIAASGAAVLAQDRAPDYSQDIAWQQQQQTALHSRTSADGWTVMDGGLRWRRIAGDGVGEKPSVADTVTVHYAGTFVDGTGFDSSYDRGEPANFPLGRLIPAWQMAIPQMAVGDTIELAAPATLAYGPEGKGPIPGGATLLFKVELLAIE